One Megalopta genalis isolate 19385.01 chromosome 11, iyMegGena1_principal, whole genome shotgun sequence genomic region harbors:
- the LOC117226135 gene encoding uncharacterized protein LOC117226135 gives MFKKTKVKSSTGITEDHGAAPINLHPSPSFAGKLRRIAARKQKYQFSRSSPGTDENAASSTASKDARLSPNLPKDAAVHFGNFYGVSECANKPRPGKIQGSPNPVPQLTRTTPRLEFTRQMVHKLERTAGTEDYARQVSALLEETVEPAHFRLHSMPTENSIPDGGRQNPSGYPLWYKEPYKTPLGQEEIRRLLKGEQASRSGRDIFDEEFSEKGSSEEITDEEEIPSDLGVGDISKESAAKLLTSSSSGTEAKDTDDASTDSR, from the exons ATGTTCAAGAAGACGAAAGTGAAATCCTCCACTGGGATCACCGAGGATCACGGAGCCGCGCCGATTAACCTACACCCGTCGCCTTCGTTCGCCGGGAAGCTTCGCAG GATCGCTGCGAGAAAGCAGAAGTATCAGTTTTCGAGGAGCTCGCCGGGTACGGATGAGAACGCTGCCTCGTCGACAGCCTCGAAAGACGCTAGATTGAGCCCGAATCTTCCGAAGGACGCGGCGGTGCATTTCGGCAATTTCTATGGCGTCAGCGAGTGCGCAAACAAGCCTCGACCCGGGAAAATTCAGGGGTCGCCGAACCCTGTCCCGCAGCTCACGCGGACCACGCCGAGATTGGAGTTCACTCGACAGATGGTTCACAA ATTAGAGCGAACAGCGGGAACGGAGGATTACGCGCGACAAGTGTCCGCTTTATTAGAAGAGACGGTGGAGCCGGCGCATTTCAGGCTGCATTCAATGCCGACCGAGAATTCGATTCCCGACGGCGGTAGGCAGAATCCCTCGGGGTATCCGCTGTGGTACAAGGAGCCCTATAAGACACC GCTCGGCCAGGAGGAGATCCGCAGACTTCTGAAGGGCGAGCAGGCATCGAGGAGCGGCAGGGACATTTTCGACGAGGAATTCTCCGAGAAAGGATCCAGCGAGGAGATCACCGACGAAGAGGAGATCCCGTCGGATCTCGGGGTTGGCGACATATCGAAGGAGTCGGCGGCGAAGTTATTGACGAGCTCGAGCTCCGGCACGGAGGCGAAGGATACCGACGACGCCTCCACGGACTCGAGATAA
- the Sce gene encoding E3 ubiquitin-protein ligase Sce isoform X1, whose product MEGANHTARTVKFYSSLIEFAGAHLESGRYYSARDKRFRYGRRSLVIANSRHNVSADGLYVVKMASAEQVGLNKTWELSLYELHRTPQDAITDNTEIAVSPRSLHSELMCPICLDMLKKTMTTKECLHRFCSDCIITALRSGNKECPTCRKKLVSKRSLRPDPNFDLLISKIYPSRDEYEAHQERVLAKLNKSHSQAALVNSITEGIKLQSQNRPQRSRKNANESENASNATPYNNSQNASAPATPNAANSANQSDSSQSATGPLNNSSGGNSQNSNSVSQPASSPAVSGTTSRNSTTPSPNPANQIPKPPKRQKSLQNSENDSSSAEAETGGGDSMVDTEGEGPSEPLMLNEIELVFKPHPTEMAGDNSLIKALKENSIRYIKTTANATVDHLSKYLAMRLTLDLDTELSESDRLLNFCIYIAPSPGQLVVLSGSQTLRQVNDKFWRVNRPLEMYYSWKKT is encoded by the exons ATGGAGGGTGCAAATCACACGGCACGAACGGTGAAGTTCTATTCGTCTCTGATAGAGTTCGCTGGTGCGCATCTCGAGTCGGGTCGATATTACAGCGCAAGGGACAAAAGATTCCGTTACGGTCGACGCTCTTTAGTGATCGCAAATTCAAGGCATAATGTTTCAGCTGACGGCTTGTATGTAGTCAAGATGGCTTCGGCGGAACAGGTCGGTCTGAACAAAACTTGGGAATTATCGTTGTACGAACTGCATCGTACGCCTCAAGATGCAATCACGGACAACACGGAGATTGCGGTCAGTCCACGAAGCCTGCACAGTGAACTCATGTGTCCAATTTGCCTGGACATGCTGAAAAAGACCATGACCACGAAGGAGTGTTTGCACCGATTCTGTTCCGATTGTATCATTACCGCACTTCGAAGCGGTAATAAG GAATGTCCAACGTGCAGGAAGAAGTTAGTATCGAAAAGATCCTTGAGGCCAGACCCTAATTTCGATCTCCTGATCTCAAAGATATACCCTAGTCGTGACGAGTACGAGGCACACCAGGAAAGAGTGCTGGCCAAGCTGAACAAGTCCCATTCGCAAGCTGCCCTGGTCAATTCGATAACGGAAGGCATCAAATTGCAAAGTCAGAACCGGCCACAGAGGTCCAGGAAAAACGCCAACGAGTCTGAGAACGCCAGCAACGCGACGCCTTACAACAACTCTCAGAATGCCAGTGCGCCTGCCACTCCGAATGCAGCAAACTCTGCAAACCAAAGTGACTCGTCTCAGAGCGCGACCGGGCCTCTAAACAATAGTAGCGGTGGTAACTCTCAAAATTCCAACAGCGTCTCCCAACCTGCCAGTAGTCCTGCTGTTTCCG GAACGACGTCAAGGAATTCGACGACACCGTCGCCAAATCCGGCAAACCAGATCCCGAAGCCACCTAAACGACAGAAGAGTTTGCAAAACTCGGAGAACGATTCCTCCAGCGCAGAGGCTGAAACGGGTGGCGGCGATTCGATGGTGGACACCGAAGGCGAGGGACCGAGCGAACCTTTGATGCTCAACGAGATCGAGTTGGTTTTCAAACCCCATCCAACGGAGATGGCTGGGGACAACTCGCTGATCAAAGCTCTCAAAGAAAACAGCATTCGGTACATCAAGACCACCGCGAATGCGACAG TGGACCACCTGAGCAAGTACCTGGCGATGAGGCTGACCCTCGACCTGGACACAGAGTTATCCGAGTCGGACAGGCTACTGAACTTTTGTATTTACATAGCTCCTTCGCCGGGCCAGCTAGTTGTTCTAAGCGGATCGCAGACGTTGCGACAGGTGAACGATAAATTCTGGCGGGTCAATCGACCCCTGGAGATGTACTACTCGTGGAAGAAGACCTAG
- the Sce gene encoding E3 ubiquitin-protein ligase Sce isoform X3, translating into MYCKDVDKILSCWTIYADGLYVVKMASAEQVGLNKTWELSLYELHRTPQDAITDNTEIAVSPRSLHSELMCPICLDMLKKTMTTKECLHRFCSDCIITALRSGNKECPTCRKKLVSKRSLRPDPNFDLLISKIYPSRDEYEAHQERVLAKLNKSHSQAALVNSITEGIKLQSQNRPQRSRKNANESENASNATPYNNSQNASAPATPNAANSANQSDSSQSATGPLNNSSGGNSQNSNSVSQPASSPAVSGTTSRNSTTPSPNPANQIPKPPKRQKSLQNSENDSSSAEAETGGGDSMVDTEGEGPSEPLMLNEIELVFKPHPTEMAGDNSLIKALKENSIRYIKTTANATVDHLSKYLAMRLTLDLDTELSESDRLLNFCIYIAPSPGQLVVLSGSQTLRQVNDKFWRVNRPLEMYYSWKKT; encoded by the exons ATGTATTGTAAGGATGTCGACAAGATTCTTTCTTGTTGGACAATTTATG CTGACGGCTTGTATGTAGTCAAGATGGCTTCGGCGGAACAGGTCGGTCTGAACAAAACTTGGGAATTATCGTTGTACGAACTGCATCGTACGCCTCAAGATGCAATCACGGACAACACGGAGATTGCGGTCAGTCCACGAAGCCTGCACAGTGAACTCATGTGTCCAATTTGCCTGGACATGCTGAAAAAGACCATGACCACGAAGGAGTGTTTGCACCGATTCTGTTCCGATTGTATCATTACCGCACTTCGAAGCGGTAATAAG GAATGTCCAACGTGCAGGAAGAAGTTAGTATCGAAAAGATCCTTGAGGCCAGACCCTAATTTCGATCTCCTGATCTCAAAGATATACCCTAGTCGTGACGAGTACGAGGCACACCAGGAAAGAGTGCTGGCCAAGCTGAACAAGTCCCATTCGCAAGCTGCCCTGGTCAATTCGATAACGGAAGGCATCAAATTGCAAAGTCAGAACCGGCCACAGAGGTCCAGGAAAAACGCCAACGAGTCTGAGAACGCCAGCAACGCGACGCCTTACAACAACTCTCAGAATGCCAGTGCGCCTGCCACTCCGAATGCAGCAAACTCTGCAAACCAAAGTGACTCGTCTCAGAGCGCGACCGGGCCTCTAAACAATAGTAGCGGTGGTAACTCTCAAAATTCCAACAGCGTCTCCCAACCTGCCAGTAGTCCTGCTGTTTCCG GAACGACGTCAAGGAATTCGACGACACCGTCGCCAAATCCGGCAAACCAGATCCCGAAGCCACCTAAACGACAGAAGAGTTTGCAAAACTCGGAGAACGATTCCTCCAGCGCAGAGGCTGAAACGGGTGGCGGCGATTCGATGGTGGACACCGAAGGCGAGGGACCGAGCGAACCTTTGATGCTCAACGAGATCGAGTTGGTTTTCAAACCCCATCCAACGGAGATGGCTGGGGACAACTCGCTGATCAAAGCTCTCAAAGAAAACAGCATTCGGTACATCAAGACCACCGCGAATGCGACAG TGGACCACCTGAGCAAGTACCTGGCGATGAGGCTGACCCTCGACCTGGACACAGAGTTATCCGAGTCGGACAGGCTACTGAACTTTTGTATTTACATAGCTCCTTCGCCGGGCCAGCTAGTTGTTCTAAGCGGATCGCAGACGTTGCGACAGGTGAACGATAAATTCTGGCGGGTCAATCGACCCCTGGAGATGTACTACTCGTGGAAGAAGACCTAG
- the Sce gene encoding E3 ubiquitin-protein ligase Sce isoform X2 — protein sequence MVQRRRIYKSVVRKEKTTNSDGLYVVKMASAEQVGLNKTWELSLYELHRTPQDAITDNTEIAVSPRSLHSELMCPICLDMLKKTMTTKECLHRFCSDCIITALRSGNKECPTCRKKLVSKRSLRPDPNFDLLISKIYPSRDEYEAHQERVLAKLNKSHSQAALVNSITEGIKLQSQNRPQRSRKNANESENASNATPYNNSQNASAPATPNAANSANQSDSSQSATGPLNNSSGGNSQNSNSVSQPASSPAVSGTTSRNSTTPSPNPANQIPKPPKRQKSLQNSENDSSSAEAETGGGDSMVDTEGEGPSEPLMLNEIELVFKPHPTEMAGDNSLIKALKENSIRYIKTTANATVDHLSKYLAMRLTLDLDTELSESDRLLNFCIYIAPSPGQLVVLSGSQTLRQVNDKFWRVNRPLEMYYSWKKT from the exons ATGGTGCAGAGAAGGCGAATTTACAAATCTGTTGTAAGAAAGGAGAAAACGACAAACT CTGACGGCTTGTATGTAGTCAAGATGGCTTCGGCGGAACAGGTCGGTCTGAACAAAACTTGGGAATTATCGTTGTACGAACTGCATCGTACGCCTCAAGATGCAATCACGGACAACACGGAGATTGCGGTCAGTCCACGAAGCCTGCACAGTGAACTCATGTGTCCAATTTGCCTGGACATGCTGAAAAAGACCATGACCACGAAGGAGTGTTTGCACCGATTCTGTTCCGATTGTATCATTACCGCACTTCGAAGCGGTAATAAG GAATGTCCAACGTGCAGGAAGAAGTTAGTATCGAAAAGATCCTTGAGGCCAGACCCTAATTTCGATCTCCTGATCTCAAAGATATACCCTAGTCGTGACGAGTACGAGGCACACCAGGAAAGAGTGCTGGCCAAGCTGAACAAGTCCCATTCGCAAGCTGCCCTGGTCAATTCGATAACGGAAGGCATCAAATTGCAAAGTCAGAACCGGCCACAGAGGTCCAGGAAAAACGCCAACGAGTCTGAGAACGCCAGCAACGCGACGCCTTACAACAACTCTCAGAATGCCAGTGCGCCTGCCACTCCGAATGCAGCAAACTCTGCAAACCAAAGTGACTCGTCTCAGAGCGCGACCGGGCCTCTAAACAATAGTAGCGGTGGTAACTCTCAAAATTCCAACAGCGTCTCCCAACCTGCCAGTAGTCCTGCTGTTTCCG GAACGACGTCAAGGAATTCGACGACACCGTCGCCAAATCCGGCAAACCAGATCCCGAAGCCACCTAAACGACAGAAGAGTTTGCAAAACTCGGAGAACGATTCCTCCAGCGCAGAGGCTGAAACGGGTGGCGGCGATTCGATGGTGGACACCGAAGGCGAGGGACCGAGCGAACCTTTGATGCTCAACGAGATCGAGTTGGTTTTCAAACCCCATCCAACGGAGATGGCTGGGGACAACTCGCTGATCAAAGCTCTCAAAGAAAACAGCATTCGGTACATCAAGACCACCGCGAATGCGACAG TGGACCACCTGAGCAAGTACCTGGCGATGAGGCTGACCCTCGACCTGGACACAGAGTTATCCGAGTCGGACAGGCTACTGAACTTTTGTATTTACATAGCTCCTTCGCCGGGCCAGCTAGTTGTTCTAAGCGGATCGCAGACGTTGCGACAGGTGAACGATAAATTCTGGCGGGTCAATCGACCCCTGGAGATGTACTACTCGTGGAAGAAGACCTAG